A window from Vespa velutina chromosome 13, iVesVel2.1, whole genome shotgun sequence encodes these proteins:
- the LOC124953621 gene encoding uncharacterized protein LOC124953621 yields the protein MKCFAAIVLLAMIATMALADTKPADAESIEPSNAANPIETESARNKRGLLVGAAYTAPIAYTAPVTYTSAAYAYPYAYRPAYTAYPYYAAAAYSAPYIVA from the exons ATGAAGTGCTTCGCc gcTATCGTTCTGCTAGCCATGATCGCAACAATGGCCTTAGCCGATACGAAACCTGCCGATGCGGAGTCGATCGAGCCATCTAATGCAGCGAACCCAATAGAAACTGAAAGTGCAAGGAACAAACGAGGATTATTGGTTGGCGCTGCGTACACTGCACCGATTGCATATACTGCTCCAGTGACGTATACATCAGCAGCGTATGCCTATCCCTACGCATACAGACCTGCATATACTGCCTACCCCTATTATGCAGCTGCTGCATACAGCGCACCCTACATCGTGGCCTAG